Genomic segment of Nocardiopsis mwathae:
GCGGTCTCGAACTGCTTGCAGGCCGGGCACTGGAAGTCGGCGTACACGTCGACCACCGGCGCCTCGGCGCCGCTCTTGGCGAGCACGATGCTGCCGTCCTCCTGCAGGGTCTGCGGTGGGAGGTCGGCGGTCAGCTCGTCGCCGGTGGTGGACTGGGTCAGGAACCAGTACCCGCCGCCGACGACGACCAGGGCGACGACGAGCGCCGCCCCCACGACGCCGACGATCCTGTTGCGTTTGGCGCGCTGCTGCGCCTTGAGCCGCTCCTGCTTGAGTCGCTCGCGGGACGCGCGACGCTCCGCCTTGCCCATCAGCCGTTCACCGTTCTTCATTGGAAAATGTCGTTCCCGGCCCAGCCGGGGATGCCGTTCGGGTTCGGGTGCTCGGGTCCCGAGCGCACCTGGCCGCCTCTCGCGCGGTCGATCCGCGGGGTCCGCAGGGCCCCGGTGCGGGGCGCGGTGCGGCCCTTCCGGGTCAGCGGTACAGGCCGAAGACCCGGTCGAGCGAGAGGGGGGAGCGCGGCCAGATCATGACGATACCGGCCAGCGCGAGGAAGCCGATATCGCGGAGGATGTCCACCCCGTAGGCGGTGTCCTCCGGGGCGACCGGTCCGCCGGTGCCGAAGCAGCCGCAGTCGATGGCGAGGCCGCGCGCCCAGGCCGAGGCGATGCCCGCGATGAACACGATCATCAGCAGGCCCGTCGCCGCACCCACGTACCGGGTGGCCAGGCCGATGAGGAGCAGCAGCGCCAGCGCGAACTCGACGAGCGGCAGCAAGTAGCCGATGAGTTCGGCCATGCCCGGGGAGAAGAGCTGGTAGGCCTCGACCGCCTGGACGGACAGCGCCGGCGGCAGCTTGGTGTAGGCGGCGAAGCCGAGGATCCCGGCCAGGGCGACGCGGCAGACCAGGGTGACCCACGGCTGGGCGGCGGTCCAGCGCCGGGCGAGCGCGGATGCCGGGGCCGGCGCGGCCCCGGGGGGCTGCGCCTCCTGTGTGCCGGAGTCCGGTCCGGACGACTGCTGTGCTTCGGTGTCCACGGCGACTTCCCTGGGGGTGGAGGCTGGTTGATCTGCCCGTTCTCCGCGGGCGACGCTCATGGCGCCCGCATGCCGAGACAGATCTTACTCGGCGTGACCACAGGTCCACAGCGGGCTGTGCGTCCGGTGTGTCCGGCGGCCGTGCACCCGCACTCTAGGCCACCGGACACACCGGGCGGTGTCACCCGTCCACCTCGGGATCGCCGTTCACACCGGATTCTTACTCTCCGGGGCGCCTCACCCGGCGCCGGAGCGGACCCCCGCGGCGAGCTCCTCGGCGAACGCGCGCACCGCCCGCAGACCGGTCTCCAGGTCGGGCGCGTCCAGGACCCGCTGGCAGAACCCGGCGCCGACGATCACCCCGTCGGCGAACCCGGTGACCTCGGCCGCCTGCGCGCCGGTGGAGATGCCCAGACCCACGCAGACCGGCAGGTCTCCCGCGGCCTCCCTGGTCCGCGCGACCAGCTTTTCGGCGCCGCTGCTCAACCGGGTGCGCGCGCCGGTGACGCCCATGAGCGAGGCGGCGTAGACGAACCCGCGGCAGGCGCCGGCGGTGCGGCGCAGCCGCTCGTCGGTGGAGGACTGGGCGACCAGGAAGATCCGGTCCAGCCCGGCGGCGTCGGTGGCGGCGACCCAGTCGTCGGCCTCCTCCGGCAGCAGGTCGGGGGTGATGACTCCGGAGCCGCCCGCGGCGGCGAGGTCGTCGGCGAACCTGGCCGTCCCGTAGCGCTCGATGGGGTTCCAGTAGGACATGACGAGGGCGGCGGCACCGGTCTCCGCGGTGGCGGCGACCACCCGCAGCACGTCGGCGGGGGTGGTGCCCGCCTCCAGGGCGCGCGCGGCGGCGCGCTGGATGGTGGGGCCGTCCATCATCGGGTCGGAGTAGGGCAGGCCGACCTCGACCACGTCGCAGCCCCCGGCCACCATGGCCCGGATGACCTCGATGGAGGAGTCCACGTCGGGAAAGCCCGCGGGCAGGTAGCCGATGAGCGCGGCCCGCCCTGCGGCCTTGGCATCGGCGAGCTTGGCCTGAAGGGTGGTGGGTGCCGTCACGCCTGCTCCTTGTGCTCGTCGATGAGGTCGAAGTACCTCGCGGCGGTGTCGACGTCCTTGTCTCCGCGGCCGGAGAGGTTGACCAGGATGACGGCGCCCGGGCCGAGCTCCGCGCCGATCGTGCGGGCTCCGGCGAGTGCGTGGGCGCTCTCGATGGCGGGGATGATGCCCTCGGTGCGGCAGAGCAGGCGGAAGGCCTCCATGGCCTCGGCGTCGGTGACGGGGGCATAGGTGGCGCGGCCGCTGTCGGCCAGGGCGGCGTGCTCCGGGCCGACCGCCGGGTAGTCCAGTCCGGCGGAGATGGAGTGGCTGGGGATGGTCTGGCCGTGCTCGTCCTGCATCACGTAGGTGCGGGCGCCCTGGAAGACGCCGGGGGACCCGCCGGTGATGGAGGCGGCGTGGCGGCCGGTCTCCACTCCGTCGCCGCCCGCCTCGAACCCGTAGAGGCGCACATCGGTGTCGGGGATGAAGGCGGCGAAGATGCCGATGGCGTTGGAGCCGCCGCCGACGCATGCGGCCACGGCGTCGGGAAGCCGCCCGGTCAGCTCCAGCACCTGGGCGCGGGCCTCCTCGCCGATGACGTAGTGCAGGTCGCGCACGAGCCCGGGGAAGGGGTGCGGTCCTGCGGCGGTGCCGAAGAGGTAGTGGGTGGACTCGACGTTGGCCACCCAGTCGCGGAACGCCTCGTTGACGGCGTCCTTGAGGGTGCGGCTGCCGATGGTGACGGGGACGACCTCGGCTCCGAGCAACCGCATCCGGGCGACGTTGAGCGCCTGGCGGCGGGTGTCCTCCTCGCCCATGTAGACGACGCAGTCGAGGCCGAGGAGGGCTGCGGCGGTCGCGGTGGCCACCCCGTGCTGTCCGGCGCCGGTCTCGGCGATGAGCCGGGTCTTGCCCATGCGCTTGGCGAGCAGTGCCTGGCCGAGCACGTTGTTGATCTTGTGCGAGCCGGTGTGGTTGAGGTCCTCGCGCTTGAGCAGGATGCGGGCGCCCCCGCAGTGCTCGGCGAATCCGGCGGCGTCGGTGATCGGGCTGGGCCGCCCGGTGTAGCTGCTCAGCAGAGCACGCAGGGTGGCCTGGAACTCGGGGTCCACCTTGGCCGTGGACCAGGCCGCCGCGACCTGGTCCAGGGCGGCGACGATCGCCTCGGGGCTGAACCGGCCGCCGTAGCGGCCGTAGTGCCCGCCCGCGTCGGGTGACGGCGACGCGGCCGCGGCGGGTTGCGGGGTCGGTGTCGATGGCATGTGGTGACTTCTCACGGGATTCGGGGCGGTCGGCACGCCGGTGCATCGGACGCGTGCCGACCGGCCGGTGGGCGTCGGTCGGTCCGCGGGCGAGGGGAGCCCGGCGCGGGAGGCGGCTCACCTCCCCTCCGGGCTCCCTAGAGCCATCGGCCGGGTGCGGGCACCGGCCGGCCGCGACGCGGCGTCCAGCGTGAGGGGCGCGTCATCAGTGCCGGTCCCGCAGGGCGGGGTGCGCCCCCGCGGTCACCAGGTCGGCGACGGCTTCGCGCGGGTTGCGCCCGCGCACCAGGCTCTCCCCCACCAGCACGGCGTCCGCCCCGGCACCGGCGTAGGCCAGCAGGTCGTGCGGGCCGCGCACACCGGACTCGGCGATCTTGATGCGGTCGTCGGGGATGAGCGGGGCGATGCGGGTGAAGGTGTCGCGGTCGACCTCCAGCGTCTTGAGGTTGCGGGCGTTGACGCCGATGACGGTGGCTCCGGCGTCCAGGGCCCGCTGCACCTCCTCCTCGGTGTGCACCTCCACCAGCGGGGTCAGCCCCAGCGACTCGGCGCGCTCCACCAGGGAGACCAGGGCGTCCTGTTCGAGGGCGGCGACGATCAGCAGGACGGCGTCGGCACCGTGCACCCGCGCCTCCCACAGCTGGTAGGAGCTGACCACGAAGTCCTTGCGCAGCAGCGGGGTCTCGACCGCGGCGCGGACCGCCGCGAGGTCGGCCAGGCTGCCGCTGAAGCGGCGCTGTTCGGTCAGCACGCTGATCAGGCACGCGCCCCCCGCCGCGTAGTCGCGGGCGAGCGCGGCGGGGTCGGCGATCGCGGCGAGCGACCCCTTGGACGGGCTGGAGCGCTTGACCTCGGCGATGACCTGGACGCCCGGGCTGCGCAGCGCCGCCACGACGTCCTTGGGCCACGGCACCGCCCCCGCCATCTCCTTGAGCCGCTCCAGGGGCGTAGCCGCCTCCCGTTCCGCGAGATCGGCGCGTACCCCATCGAGGATCTCGTCGAGCACGCTCACGTGGGACTGCCCCCTCCAGTTAGCCGGACATCTTGCGGCCGCATTCGGCCGGACGTATCGGGAACCCGGGAGCGGGGCCGAACGGCCCTGTCGCCCGCGCCGATACACGAAAGGCACAGCACCCCGCTCGGGCTCCGGTGAGACCGGGGGTCCTGTGCCTTCGATCGTAGCCGTGTTCCGGGTGAGGGCCACCACCGCCCTCCCCGTGTGTGTCACCCCGGTGCGAGGAACGACGCGAACGGCAGGTTGCGCACCACCCAGAAGGTCAGGATCACCCCGAGCAGCAGCCACAGCCAGAAGGGGTGTGCCATCTTCACCCGACCGGTCGGCGGACGGACGGCGTAGTAGACCCACTGCCCCCAGGAGTATGCCAATACCGGGATCAGGGCGACCGTCAGGACGTTCATCTGAAGGGCGCCGACCAGATCGAGGTTGGTGAGCGCGTTGACGGCCCGCATGGTGCCGCAGCCGGGGCAGAACGTGCCGGTCAGCATCAGCCACGGGCAGGTCGGGTAGTGCCCGGGCTCGTGCGGGTCGACGAAGTGGACCATGACCGCCCCGGCGATGCCCACCGCGCCCAGCAGCAGCGGCCCGGTGGCGGGGTGCATGCGGCGCCGGATCCTGGTGAGGAGCGGGGTGTCGGTCATGGGTGCTCCCTGCTGTCCACGGATTCGCACGGGCCGTCAGAGTTCGCCGGTCACGGCGAGGATGGCGGACGCGGCGCCGAATACCACGACGAAGAGCACCGGCACCGAGATCACGGAGGCCAGCGTCCACTTCTTCGCTTTGTCGGCGGAGTCCTGGGCGCCCGCGTAGTCGCCGGTGTTCCACTTGTCGTTGACCTGTGCGGCGAAGACGATACCCACGATGCCGAAGGGCAGGCAGCAGAAGATCGTGGCGAGGATCGAGGGGACCAGCCAGTTGGACGGCGGGGCGCCACCGGGAGGCGGGCCGTAACCGGCCGGGGGCGGCGGGTAGCCGCCGGGGGGTGGACCGTAGCTCATGGGTGTCTCGTCTCTCTCGACGCCCTCGAAGACGGGGTGGCGAGCGCTCTCCTTGCGGGGAACGGCTCCGGTACCGGCCGCACGACGCGGCGGCACCGGAGCCGGACCCGGTGTCACGGCAGGGGTTCTAGTACGTGCTGTACGTCGCGGTCGTGACCGCCGAACCCATCATGACGAAGAACCAGATGGTCCAGAAGATCGCCGAGACCACACCCAGCCCGACGGCGATCAGCGTCCACATCTTGGCCTTGCCGGCGGAGTCCTGGGCACCCGCGTAGTCGCCGATGTTCCACTTGCTGTTCACCTGCGTGGCGAAGATGATGCCGACGATGCCGAAGGGCAGGCAGCAGAAGATCGTGGCGAGGATCGAGGGGACCAGCCAGTTGGACGGCGGCTGGCCGCCGCCCATCGGCTGGTGCATTCCGGGGTAGCCGCCGGTACCGCCGGGCGGCGGGGGCGGGCCGTAGCCGCCACCGGGCGGGGGCGGCGGAGGGGAACCGGGGGGAGGACCGTAACTCATGCTCGGTGTGTCTTCCTGACGACGGAATAAGGATGCTGCCTAATCCGCGGGCCATAAGAAGCGCACCAACAGGGGTCAGGGCTGGGGGGACAGCGCCTCACGCGCATCGCGGGCAGATAGGGATCATGCCAGATCTTGTCCCGCAAAGCCGACGGCATGCGGCGGTGGACGTGCACTGGCGCCGCCCATTTACCCACATGAGACCGGATTCGTCCACTTCCCGATGCGCCACCGTTACTTGGCGGCGGCGGTGGCGGGCTCCTTGTCGCCCTCTTCGTCTCCCTTGGTGTCCTCGGCCTTGCCGTCGGTGGTCGCGGCGGCGCGCTCGGCCTCCCACTCCTCACGGGTCTGCGGCGTCGGGCGCGGCTCGGTGCGGCCCATGCCCGCCTTCTTCATCACACCGGCGATCACGGCGAAGATGACGCTGGCGACCAGGGCGATGACCGTCCACAGGACGACCTTGCCGTCGGCGACGATGATGGCCACACCCGCGATGGTCCAGACCACGATCCAGGAGAGGGTCAGGAACCACGCGGCCAGCGTGTTGCCGTGGTCTTCGTGTGCTTCGTCGTGCTGTGCGTCGGCCATTCAGTTCTCCTTCGAATCCGCCGAGTCCGCGTCGCGGTCGTGCTGTGGCACACCGGACGGCGCCGTGGCGCCCCTCCCGGGCGCGGCGCTGTCCGATGCGGGGTCCAATGTGGGGTCGGTGCCGTTGTCGAGCGACTTCCACAGCTCGGCGGGGTCACCGGCGCGGGCCGTGCTCGGGGCACTGTGGCGATCGTACCTGCTGCCCATGCCGGGCCAGGCAGCACCCCGGATCACCGCGGCGGCACCGGCGGCCAGCAGGAGCACCGCGCCGATGGTGGCCACAACCGGCCACTGTCCGACCAGGTCGAGCGTGCTGAGGTCGCCGCTGGCGGTGGTCTGGTCGGCGGCCGCGCGGGCCAGCGTGTCGGGGCGTGTGCCGCGCCACAGGTCGTAGGCGGCGGTGGCGCCGAAGATCACGATGAGCGCGCCGACGGCGCGGCGCGCCCAGCCGCGGGTGGCCAGCAGCGCGCCGAGCGCGGCGAGCGCGGCCCAGCCGAGGGCTGCGGCCGCGGGCGCGACGTCGGAGCCGCCGAGTTCGACCGGGGCGGGTGCCGAGGGGCCGGGCACGGCCACCTCTCCGGTGGCCCAGGTCTGGGCGGCCGCGGCCAGCAGGGCGACCGCTCCGGCGGCCGTGGCGGCCAGGCCGATGCCGAACTCCCGGCGCACCCCGCGCCCGGCGCCCGGCGCGGCGCCATCCGCGTCGCGCCCTCCGGGCGCGGGCGGACGCGCCGGTCCGCTCACCTCCGGCGTGCTCACGCGCCCTCCCCCACCAGCGGAAGCGGGTCGGCGTCGAAGCAGGTGCGGGCACCGGTGTGGCAGGCCGCCCCGGTCTGGTCGACCTTGATGAGCAGGGTGTCGCCGTCGCAGTCCAGGGCGGCGGAGACGACCCGCTGCACGTGGCCGGAGGTCGCGCCCTTGACCCAGTACTCCTGGCGGCTGCGCGACCAGTAGGTGGCGTCGCGCGTGGCCAGGGTGCGGTGCAGGGCCTCGTCGTCCATCCACGCGAGCATGAGCACCTCGCCGGTGTCGTACTGCTGGACGACGGCGGGCACCAAGCCGTCGGCGGTGCGCTTCAGGCGTGCGGCGATGGCGGGGTCCAGGTCCGCAGCGGGCCCTGGTGCGCCGCTGGGTCCGGGGGCACTCGTGCTCATGGCTCCCAGCCTATGGGCGGGTCGGCGGAGGTCGTCGCAGGCCCCGGGGGCGCGGGCGCGGTCGGCGGGTGACAATGGCCATAGGCCCGCCCGCTCGGGGGCGAAGGCGGGCGCGCAGCCGACTAGGGTTCCATTGCCCGGCCGTGCGCGGGCCGGTGCGCCGCCCGCCGCCGGGGGCGGGTGCTCCGTCATGTTCGACCCAGTCAGGAGTGCTGTGACCGCCGAGTTGCTCTCCGCCGACCTTGCGGGCAAGGCCGGGGCGATGTCCGCGCTGGCCGACCGGCTGACGCGCCGCGACCCCTATGCCGCGCTGCCGTCCCTGCTGGACGACGAGCCGGCCGGGGTGCTGCTGCTGGGGACGGGCGGGGCGCGCTACGCGTGTGCGGCGGCCGCGGAGCGGATGCGCAGGGCCGGGCTCGGGGCGGTCGCGGAGTACGCGTCGACGACGGCGTCGCTGCCTCCGGGGCCGGACACGCTGGTGGTGGCGGTGTCGCTGGGCAGCGGGCTGCGGGAGCTGTGTACGGCGCTGGACTCCTATGTGGAGCGCTCGGCGATCATCGTGCTGTGCGACGACCCGGACTCCCCCGTGGTGCGCTACGCCGACGTCCTCGTCCCCCTGCTCGCCGGGCCCGAACGCAGCGGACTGGCCTGCCGCGGCTACACCAACGCGTTGGCGCTGCTGCTCCTCCTCGGCCACCGGTTGGGGGCGCCGGGCGCCTCCGCCGACCTGGGCCAAGCGCTGCGCCGCAGCGCCAATGCCGTCTCGGACCTGGTGGAGCGCGCGCCGAGGTGGGTGCCGGAGGCGGCCGCGGCGCTGGACTCCCCCGACGGTGTGCATTTCATCGCACCCGTCGACCGGCTGTGCTCGGCGCACCAGGCGGCGCTGGCCGTCCGGCAGGGGCCGGTCGTGGCGGCGCACGCGGCCGAGTCGGCCGAGTGGTCGCACACCGGCCGCCACCTGGCCGCGATCTCCGACTACCGGGCGGTGCTGTTCGCGGGGTCGCACTACGACGACCGGGTGGCCGAGCACCTGCTGCAGCTCCGGGGCGCGTTCGCGGCCGTGGGCGCGGAGGTGGAGGGCGCGGCCGTCGAGGTGCGCTACCCGGGTGACTCCGACCCCGACGTCCGGCTGCTCACCGAGCCGGTGGTCGGCGAGCTGCTGGCCGCCCACTGGTGGGCCGAGCGCGGCGTGTGAGGCCGCGGAGGCGGCTGCGGCCGCCCCCGCGGTGGTGTCAGGCCGAACTGCGCACCCATGAGGCGTGCAGGTCGGCGTAGATACCGGGCCCGGCGACCAGCTCGGTGTGGGTGCCACGCTGCACGATGCGCCCGGCGTCGAACACGAACACCTCGTCGGCGGCCTCGGCGGTGGAGAGGCGGTGGGCGATCGCCACCGACGTCCGGCCGTGGGTGAGGCGGTCCAGGGCGCGCTGGATGCGCACCTCGGTGTGCGGGTCGACGGCCGAGGTGGCCTCGTCGAGGACCAGCAGGTCGGGGTCGGCGATGTAGGCGCGCACGAGCGCCACCAGCTGCCGCTCGCCCGCCGACAGGGATTCGCCGCGCTGGCCGACGGGGGTGTCGAGCCCGTGCGCGAGCCCGCCGAGCCAGTCGGCCAGGCCGAGTTCGGTGATAGCCGCCTCCAGCTCGGCGTCGGTGGCCTCGGGGCGGGCGAAGCGGATGTTGTCGCCCAGCGAGCTGTCGAAGAGGAAGCCCTCCTGGGGGACCATCACCACGCGGCTGCGCAGTGAGGAGAAGGCGACCTCGCGCAGGTCGACGCCGTCCAGCAGGACGCGGCCGTGCAGCGGGTCCATCAGCCGGGTGAGGAGCTTGACGAAGGTCGTCTTACCGGACCCGGTCTCCCCCACCACGGCGACCCTGGTGCCGGGGCGGATCGCCACGTCGACGTCGTCGAGGACGGTGGGGCCCTCGGGGTAGGCGTAGGAGACGGCGTCGAAGCGGACGGACACCGGGCCGCGCGGCAGCTCCCGGCCGGCCTCGCCGGGGTCGGCGATGTCGGGGACGGTGTCCAGGACGCCGAGGACGCGGCGCCACCCGGCGATGGCGTTCTGCGCCTCGTTGAAGATCTCGGTGGCCAGCATCATCGGCATGACGAACAGCGTCACCAGGAACAGGAACGCCACGAGTTCGCCGGGGGTGATGCCGCCGCCGATACCGATGAGGATGCCGACCACCACCACGGCGGCCATGCACAGTGCGGCGACGAGCTCGGCGAACGGCGAGACGGCCATGGACAGCCGCTGCGCCTTCACCTGGGCGGCGCGGGTCGCCAGGACGGTGTCGTCGATGCGGCGCGCGGTGCGCTGCTCGGTGCCGTGCGCGCGGATGACGGCGGCGCCCATGACGGTCTCGCCGATGGCTCCGAGCATGTCGCCGGTGCGCTCGCGCACCCTCAGGTAGGCCTTGGACAGCAGTTTCTGCAGCCAGCGGACGCCGAACATCAGCGGCAGGAAGCAGACCCACACCAGCAGGGTGAGCTGCCAGGAGTAGACCGCCATCAGGGTGGTGGCCACGGCGAGCTGTCCGACGCTGATGATCAGCAGCAGGCCGCCCCACTGCATGAACGTGGAGATCTGGTCGACGTCGGCGGTGACTCGGGAGACCAGGGCGCCCTTGCGCTCGCTGTTCTGGGTGAGCACGGACAGGTCGTGCACGTGCCGGAACGCCTTGCGGCGCAGTGTGGCCAGCCCGGACTCGGTGGCCCGGTACAGCCGCAGGTTCATCAGGTAGGAGCAGACCATGGTGACGAGCAGCAGCACCGTGCACAGGGCGACCGTGGTGGCGACGAACCGCAGGTCGGGGCCGCTGCCGTCGGTGCCGATGCCGTTGTCGATGATCTGCTGGACGGCCAGGGGGACGACGACCTTGCCGGCGGTGGCCACGACCGCGAACAGCAGGGTCAGCCACAGCCCGCGGGTGAACTCCGGGGACAGCCGCAGTCCGCGGCGGATGGTGCCCAGCGCGGAGTCGGTGGAGCGGGTCAGTGCGGTGGTGCCCGCGGGGTCGTGGCCCGCCGGCCGGTCGGTGTCGCGCCGGGTGGGGGTGTCGGCTGGGGCGCTCAACGCACGATCTCCTCGGACGTGTCGACGTTCTGGGCGCGGCCGGTCGCCTGCGCCTCCCTCTCCTCCGCGGCCCGCTCGTAGGCGGTCACCAGGCGCTGGTAGCCGGGCGACCGGTCCAGCAGGTCGCTGTGTGTGCCGCGGTCGCGCACGGTGCCCTGCTCCAGGTAGACGACCTCGTCGGCGAGCTCGATGGTGGCCCTGCGGTAGGCCACGACGATGACGGTGGCGGTGAGGTCGGTGTCGCGCAGCCCGGCCAGGATCTGCGCCTCGACCTGGGGGTCGACGGCGGAGGTGGCGTCGTCCAGGATGAGCAGGCGGGGGCGGCGCACCACGGCCCGGGCCAGGGCGAGGCGCTGGCGCTGGCCGCCCGAAAGGCTGGTGCCGCGCTCGCCGAGGCGGGTGTCCAGTGCGTCGGGCAGGGCGGCGACGAAGGAGTCGGCGCGGGCCAGGCGGAGGGCGGCCCACACGTCCTCGTCGGGCACGTCGGCGCCGAGGGTGATGTTGTCGCGGACGGTGTCCTCGAACACGAAGGTCGACTGCGGGACCAGCGCGGCGGCCCCGGACAGCTGCCCGCGTTCGAGTTCGCGCACATCGGTGCCGTCGTAGCGGATGGTGCCGGTGTCGGGGTCGACCAGGCGCATGAGCAGGGTCGTCAGGGTGGACTTGCCGGATCCGGTGGGGCCGACGAGGGCGACGGTGCGGCCGGGTTCGATGTCGAAGGAGACGTCGTGCAGCACGGTGGTGCGGGGTGTCGTCCCCGCGGCGGTGTCGGCTTCGGCCAGGTCGCGGCCGCTGCTCTCGCCGGGCTCTGTGTAGCCGTCCTCGTAGGAGAAGGACACGCCGCTGACGCCCACGCGGATCCCGCCGGTGCCGTCCAGCCGGGCGTCGCCGTGCTCCATTCCGCCCTCGGCCTTGAGCACGTTCTGTACCCGGTCCCAGCCGACGACGCTGCGCGGGAGGTCGCCCAGGAGCCAGCCGAAGGAGCGGATCGGCAGGCTGAGCAGGGTGAACAGGTAGGCGATCTGGACGAGGTCGCCGGGCGCGATCGCCCCGGTGGACAGGCGCCACATGCCGACCATGAGCACGGCCAGGACGCCGAGGTTGGGCAGGGTCTCCATGACGGGGTCGAACATGGAGCGCATACGCCCGACCTGGATCTGGGCGTCGCGGAGCCGGTGCGCGGCGGCGGTGAACCGTTCGGTCTCGGTGTCCTCGCGGCCGAGGGTCTTGACGACCAGCGCGCCGTCGAAGGACTCGTGGGCGACCTCGCTGACCTGGGCGCGCAGCGCCTGGGCGCGGGTGGCCATGGGGGCGACGCGGCGCTGGAAGGCGACATTGGCGGCGAACAGGAGGGGGAAGACCACGAAGCCGACGAGGGCGAGGATCGGGTCGGTGACGAACATGGCGACGGCCGCGACCAGGAGCAGGAAGACACTGCCGACGACCATGGGCAGGGGGGCCAGCGGCTGCCAGGCGGCTTCGACGTCGGCGTTGGCGTTGGACAGCAGCTGCCCGGTGGGGTGGCGGTGGTGCCAGGCCAGGGGGAGGCGGAGGTACTTGCGGGCGACCTCGCGGCGGTAGCGGGCCTGCATGCGGAACTGCATGAGCCCGGCGAACAGCCGCCGGGCGCCCAGTCCGATGGCCTTGAGCACGCCGATACCGATGAGCAGGGCGGCCGCCGCCGTGAGTGCGGCGGCGGTGGTGCGGCCCTCGGCGAAGGCGGGGAGGATGGTGGCGTCGGTGATGTGGCCGAGAACGGACGCTGAGCCGACGGTGACGACCGCGTGCAGGGAGGCTCCGGCGACGGCGACGGCGCAGACCCCGGGTTCGGTGCGCATGGCGACCCACAGCACCCGCATGCCGCGCCGGAACACCCCGGAGTCGGGCCTCGGCCCCGTCGTGCTTCCGTCGGACATGCATGACCCCCACTTGATCGGCGACCCCGGAAAACAGCGCATGCCATCCGGTGACAGGACGGCATGGGCGGTGACAACCTACTCCGCGTGGCGGTGCGGTGGACACCGATTTCTTCAGCACCGGGCGGGGCCGTGCTATTCCGCCGGTAATGACCGCAGGTGAGCGGGGGTGCACCGAGGACGCACGGGACGGGCCGGGCCGCCCGTAAAGGGCGGACCGGCCCGTCGTCATCGGTTGCGGCGGGTGGCCGGATGCCGTCAGCGGTAGGCGATGACCAGGTAGGTGAAGGTCTGCAGGCCGACGATTCCGTCGACCGCGATGTCCTGCGCCCTCTGGAAGTCACGCACGGCGCCTTCGGTCAGGGGACCGAAGATGCCGTCCACGTCGAGGCTGTAGCCGTGGCCGCGGTTGAGCCCGTCCTGCACCGCGCGGACCCGGTCCGAGGCCGGTGCCCTGTCGTCCCTGCCGACGTTTCCGAAGAGGTGGCGCATCTGCACCCAGGTCGCGTCGTCGACGTCGGAGATCGGCCGCAGGTAGTAGTCCGCCTGGAACGCCTGGACGGCGCGGCGGAGGCCGATGCCGAAGTTGTCATCGATCCGGCCGACGGTGTACCCGAGGTGCCGGAGCACGTACTTGACGAATGTGACGCGCCACTGTGGGTCCATGCCCTCCC
This window contains:
- a CDS encoding MauE/DoxX family redox-associated membrane protein, whose translation is MDTEAQQSSGPDSGTQEAQPPGAAPAPASALARRWTAAQPWVTLVCRVALAGILGFAAYTKLPPALSVQAVEAYQLFSPGMAELIGYLLPLVEFALALLLLIGLATRYVGAATGLLMIVFIAGIASAWARGLAIDCGCFGTGGPVAPEDTAYGVDILRDIGFLALAGIVMIWPRSPLSLDRVFGLYR
- the trpA gene encoding tryptophan synthase subunit alpha, producing MTAPTTLQAKLADAKAAGRAALIGYLPAGFPDVDSSIEVIRAMVAGGCDVVEVGLPYSDPMMDGPTIQRAAARALEAGTTPADVLRVVAATAETGAAALVMSYWNPIERYGTARFADDLAAAGGSGVITPDLLPEEADDWVAATDAAGLDRIFLVAQSSTDERLRRTAGACRGFVYAASLMGVTGARTRLSSGAEKLVARTREAAGDLPVCVGLGISTGAQAAEVTGFADGVIVGAGFCQRVLDAPDLETGLRAVRAFAEELAAGVRSGAG
- the trpB gene encoding tryptophan synthase subunit beta, whose protein sequence is MPSTPTPQPAAAASPSPDAGGHYGRYGGRFSPEAIVAALDQVAAAWSTAKVDPEFQATLRALLSSYTGRPSPITDAAGFAEHCGGARILLKREDLNHTGSHKINNVLGQALLAKRMGKTRLIAETGAGQHGVATATAAALLGLDCVVYMGEEDTRRQALNVARMRLLGAEVVPVTIGSRTLKDAVNEAFRDWVANVESTHYLFGTAAGPHPFPGLVRDLHYVIGEEARAQVLELTGRLPDAVAACVGGGSNAIGIFAAFIPDTDVRLYGFEAGGDGVETGRHAASITGGSPGVFQGARTYVMQDEHGQTIPSHSISAGLDYPAVGPEHAALADSGRATYAPVTDAEAMEAFRLLCRTEGIIPAIESAHALAGARTIGAELGPGAVILVNLSGRGDKDVDTAARYFDLIDEHKEQA
- the trpC gene encoding indole-3-glycerol phosphate synthase TrpC, which gives rise to MSVLDEILDGVRADLAEREAATPLERLKEMAGAVPWPKDVVAALRSPGVQVIAEVKRSSPSKGSLAAIADPAALARDYAAGGACLISVLTEQRRFSGSLADLAAVRAAVETPLLRKDFVVSSYQLWEARVHGADAVLLIVAALEQDALVSLVERAESLGLTPLVEVHTEEEVQRALDAGATVIGVNARNLKTLEVDRDTFTRIAPLIPDDRIKIAESGVRGPHDLLAYAGAGADAVLVGESLVRGRNPREAVADLVTAGAHPALRDRH
- a CDS encoding DUF2752 domain-containing protein yields the protein MTDTPLLTRIRRRMHPATGPLLLGAVGIAGAVMVHFVDPHEPGHYPTCPWLMLTGTFCPGCGTMRAVNALTNLDLVGALQMNVLTVALIPVLAYSWGQWVYYAVRPPTGRVKMAHPFWLWLLLGVILTFWVVRNLPFASFLAPG
- a CDS encoding CD225/dispanin family protein, whose product is MSYGPPPGGYPPPPAGYGPPPGGAPPSNWLVPSILATIFCCLPFGIVGIVFAAQVNDKWNTGDYAGAQDSADKAKKWTLASVISVPVLFVVVFGAASAILAVTGEL
- a CDS encoding CD225/dispanin family protein; this encodes MSYGPPPGSPPPPPPGGGYGPPPPPGGTGGYPGMHQPMGGGQPPSNWLVPSILATIFCCLPFGIVGIIFATQVNSKWNIGDYAGAQDSAGKAKMWTLIAVGLGVVSAIFWTIWFFVMMGSAVTTATYSTY
- a CDS encoding HGxxPAAW family protein, whose translation is MADAQHDEAHEDHGNTLAAWFLTLSWIVVWTIAGVAIIVADGKVVLWTVIALVASVIFAVIAGVMKKAGMGRTEPRPTPQTREEWEAERAAATTDGKAEDTKGDEEGDKEPATAAAK
- a CDS encoding Trp biosynthesis-associated membrane protein, with the translated sequence MSTPEVSGPARPPAPGGRDADGAAPGAGRGVRREFGIGLAATAAGAVALLAAAAQTWATGEVAVPGPSAPAPVELGGSDVAPAAAALGWAALAALGALLATRGWARRAVGALIVIFGATAAYDLWRGTRPDTLARAAADQTTASGDLSTLDLVGQWPVVATIGAVLLLAAGAAAVIRGAAWPGMGSRYDRHSAPSTARAGDPAELWKSLDNGTDPTLDPASDSAAPGRGATAPSGVPQHDRDADSADSKEN
- the hisI gene encoding phosphoribosyl-AMP cyclohydrolase translates to MSTSAPGPSGAPGPAADLDPAIAARLKRTADGLVPAVVQQYDTGEVLMLAWMDDEALHRTLATRDATYWSRSRQEYWVKGATSGHVQRVVSAALDCDGDTLLIKVDQTGAACHTGARTCFDADPLPLVGEGA